The Aphanothece sacrum FPU1 genome includes the window CTAAAATAGGCTTAAGAACCATCAGTCCAATTATGGGCCAAAAAAACCAAGATTAGGGCGGGTTAAGCTAAAATAGGCTTAAGAACCATCAATTATGGCAAAAAACCCGCCCCTACTACTTATGAAACTAATTTCGGTGGTACTGACTCTGATAATATTAGGATGGTCGGTGAATGCCATCGCTATTCCGGTCAATTCTCCTGAATATTGGCAATTGTTAAAAGAATTAGCAAAAAATCGTCAATTATGGCGATTACAAAACATCAATAATTATCAGTTTACCTATCAGCAACAATGTTTTTGTGTGGCCCCAGGAAATATTCCGCTTAAAGTGGCAGTCAAGAATGATAAAATTACTCAAGTTGTCGATTTAAAAACTAATCAAACGATCCCTAATTTAGGATTTCCTAAAACCATTGATCAATTATTCCAAATTTTGGAAAAAGCCATCCAAAGTAAGGCCGATGAAATCTCAGTTACTTATGATTCAACATTAGGCTATCCTACTAAAATTGCCATTGATTATCAAAAAATATTAGCTGATGAAGAAACGAATTATCTAGCAAAAGATCTGATAAAAATCAAGTAACTTTACAAAAAAAACTATGCTAAAATCTAGAGATGTTCAAGTTTTTCTCTTAAATACTGATACTTTAGTCTTGCGATCGCGGACTTGGGATAGACTAAAATTTGAGATAGAATATGGATTAAAGCGAGGAACGACCTCTAATTCTTATCTAATTCAAGCTGATAAAATTGCCTTATTTGATCCCCCCGGAGAATCCTTTACAGACATTTTTTTAGAAGCATTAAAACAAAGAATTGATCCAAAAAAAATAGATTATGTAATTGTGGGTCATGTTAACCCCAATCGTAGCGAAACC containing:
- a CDS encoding DUF6174 domain-containing protein → MKLISVVLTLIILGWSVNAIAIPVNSPEYWQLLKELAKNRQLWRLQNINNYQFTYQQQCFCVAPGNIPLKVAVKNDKITQVVDLKTNQTIPNLGFPKTIDQLFQILEKAIQSKADEISVTYDSTLGYPTKIAIDYQKILADEETNYLAKDLIKIK